Part of the Dehalococcoidia bacterium genome is shown below.
CTGGGAGGCCAACCATGATAGGGATTCTGGTCATTCTCCTCGGCCGCGGCAGTCTTGCGTGGATACTCATCAGTGCAGGGCTGGAGAAAGCTTGGCAGCCAGCGCAGCTAGCCACTCTGCTTACCAGTCGCCTTCCCTTTACCGCGCGCGTGGCTAGACGCATCGTCTGGCTGGTAATCCTGAGCGAGTTCCTCATCGGAATCGGCTTGTTCTTGCCGATCGACTCGCCCGTCCCTGCGATCGCCGCCTGTGGACTCTTGGCAAGTTTCGCCGTCGTGCTGGCTGTATGGGCTAAGGTCGGCCTTTCAGACGCTTGCGGCTGTGGCGGCCTGTTGCCGACCCAGCGTGTTAGCTGGCCGCATGTCATCAGCGTCGCGTCGCTCGCTTTACTCGCCGGCTGCATCGCGGTGGTCGGTGCTTCGTTCTGGCCAGCCCTTGCGCCTCGCGAGGTATCGCTGCCAGAGCAGCTCTTTACCTTGTTTATACCACTTCAACTCCTCATTGGTACAGCTATCGGACGCTCTCTTCGCTTGGTGCATCAGGACATCAGCCGACTTGATCGTTACTATTGTGAGGCAAAGTAGTGAGTGCTCTTCTCGTAGCCGGTGTGATCACATCATTGCTCGCTAACATCCTTCTCTTAGCGGCAGTTCTCGGTCTAGCGAGAGAACTCGGTGTATTGCTAGCGCGATCTGGACCACCTCATGCCAAGGCATCTGCACATGGTCCGGAGGTTGGTACAGTAATCGACGCCTTTTCAGTTGTTGGTATAGATGGTACACAGCGCCATGCGCGACCTTCGAAGTCCACCAGTAACCTTCTGCTGTTCACTTCGCCCACATGCCCTATCTGCCAATCACTACTCCCGTCACTCGTTGTGTTCGCAAAAGCCTACAAAGGCGTAATTAATACAACAGTAGTTGGCATTAAGAGAACAAGCGATGACAACGACGTTGCAGACTATATCAACCGATTCAAACGCCACGGTATGGTATTCACAGTCTCTCAAGAGCTGCACGAACGTCTAGGTGTGACTATGACACCGTACGCGATATTACTGGATAATGCTAACACAATACGATCAATAGGCATTGTTAATAGTCTCGAACATCTCGAAAGCTTAGTGAC
Proteins encoded:
- a CDS encoding MauE/DoxX family redox-associated membrane protein, which codes for MIGILVILLGRGSLAWILISAGLEKAWQPAQLATLLTSRLPFTARVARRIVWLVILSEFLIGIGLFLPIDSPVPAIAACGLLASFAVVLAVWAKVGLSDACGCGGLLPTQRVSWPHVISVASLALLAGCIAVVGASFWPALAPREVSLPEQLFTLFIPLQLLIGTAIGRSLRLVHQDISRLDRYYCEAK